The genomic segment atagacttacattgagggggcggggccatgacgtcacgatactcctgcccctgtatcgcccgtcaggcacgaagcaaagttcgctccgtgcagatAACACGGGTGCTGACAGAGATCATGGGGGAgctcccagaggcgggaccctcacaatcaggcatcttatccccaaatcctttggataggagataagatgtctaggggtggagtacccctttaatgactgagtTACTAGGTCTCTTCATATCTTAGATCCCATCTTGTAATCACCTTGATTATTCCAATCTGCTTGAAGTAATCAGCAACTGACTCCACCGTCACATTCTCGCCGAGGCCTTGTACAAAGATTGTGTTGTTGTCTGAGTTATCCTGCTCCGCTGTAATGTAAAGTGGTTGTTAGTGATCAACTACACAATAATCACAATGTTATGTAAGTCAGGGTATGATGATATCAGATGGCAACTTACGTATGTCGTGTCTGGGGGGGCCGCCTTCACGTGGTCCTTTGGAGAAGAGCAGAGAAATAGGACATATTACAGGTGTGTCATCACATGCAGGCTTCATCCCCTCACCCCCACACAGAAACAAGTTGTATGAACGCTCAGACTATCCACTCTTAGCGCCTGCACAACACAGACTTTATACACAAGTCTACCCTGGTCATTAAGGAATCTCAAGGGTCTTGTGTGGGGACCCAGGAGCAGACAACCAATCTTACATTTAAGTAGCGCAAACTCCCAAGTGTTGTATTCTTTAATCCACCATACTATTAACACAAAATGCAAACCTCCGGACATGATCCACCATGAATGAGCACCTTTCTATAGCACCCTATATTTAACCCTCGTATTTTGTGACTTATGTTTTTTCTAATCACTTCCACTGAACCATCATAGTTTTGTTAGTTTTCTTTCATcaccttcattttttttttttttttaaacagcgatAACCCATTGATAAGCGGCGTTACCAGCACACAGTTTGCGTTGTACCTTTTAACCACCATAAATTTGGTCACTTAATATTTATCTTAAAACCATTTACCACATTACacttgaggtttttttttaaggtttcttTTTTTACCAGTCTGTAAAAGTTTAATAGACCCGCGACTCTTACACATGCATTGACCAGTTTGAGGCTTCCCAAATGTTAACCAGAACCCCTGCAGCGCCTGCTTGTTGGCTTCACCAAATACACATTACTGTAAAATTTGTTCACTAAaccaaaagtaaaataaaaaaaattgactgaACATAAATTAAAAGTGCACTGGCACCAACAGTGGAATGAAGCCTcaacaacaacccccccccccctcatatatatctcCACCCTATGAATGAACCCAAAAGAAAATGAACAGTAACAAGAATTTGTGTTGGAGATTTTACAACTCTTTTTTTCACTTACCACCAAATTTACTGAATCCTCCCCGTTCACCACCGCTGAGAAGACAATTAGGAGAAATTGAAGTATTTGTACTGAGCTTCCCGAGGCTACAGAAGTTCTGATCCGTCACACACAATTGTCTAGGTGTGCACGCACTCTGTACAACTAACACACTTGCAGTCTTGTTTCTATAGGAATGAAGCCTTCTGCGGCATTCTCTGCATTGGCTTTGACTCTACAATCTAGAGACCACCTTTAGCTCACAGCAGAGCAGATACCTTTTTCTCTAtgagatttatatatttttatccaTTGGGATTTTTATACCAAGCTTTGCATAGAATTCACCATATATACGTTAGTGCTCTGTGCACACTGGTAGTTACAGTTCGGTAATACTACGCTTACAGAGTCTACATGTAATACTGTGCTGATAATAAAGCTAGTGTGAAAGCTGACGACACCTTGAAAACCTGTAGCACATAAAACGCAGAATTTGTTAAAGCAGAGCAACACAGCAAACATGATTTGGCAGTAGTATTCCTAACTTTGCAGCCATCTTCTCCATACTCACCTTGTGTTGCCCACACTCTGCGTCCAGAACCCCCATACCTAACCCCACCATTGGCAGTGCCCCCCACGTCACTATCACACAAACCCAGCACATTGGACATGAGACACACAACCCTAGGATAACATTGTGCAGTATGGACTGGTCACCGTTACACTGTGATAGTTCTGGAGTCTTATCAGCTATGTTATTTGACACTTGTATATACCATGTACCCGGGTACTCTGTATGGACTGAGGTAGTGAACACATCTGCTATAGCCAGTAGTTGTGTTTCCTTCTACAGTTCAGAgttttgtagctttttttttaaacccgtcaCTCATTTACCATTTTTTTTGGAATAGATTTGCTCTGTACCAGTTATTACCACATGGAGCCACCATCCTGCCTGCACAGTGCTCTGAGTAGTTCACTTTTTGTCTTTATAAACCTTTATAGTACTTTACACACTTTTCCCACCATTATTATTGGCTTGAGACCGTTCCTCTCTTTACAGCCACAGAGTTGTCAGTGCTTAGGACTTAGTTCACAAGCCATATACGCATCTGAGCGCTAGTGTAACATCACCTTACTGCGACAGCCAATCAACATCCAGACATccatgctccgcccatgcacactgCCCATGGTCAGATACCTACCCCATGCCGCCTCGTCCGCCACGGCTTCCTCTGCCACCTCTATCAAAGCCTCCGCGCCCACCAAAGCCTCCACGTCCTCGGCCTCTACTGTCAGGTCCACCAAAGCCTCCCTGATCAGAGCCGCCATAGCCTCCACCTCCACCCATGGAAGGAGAGTCCTGGTTGTATCCACCAGCTAAAGACAAAAAGGAACCCATCAGTATGGTAAGTAAAGTAATGTCTCCCTGCAAAACCATGAAAGTCCAACCCCATCACTTACATCCACTGCTGTACTGAGATTGCTGCTGGCCATAGCCCTGAGAAGCATTGTACCCTGACTGCTGTCCTCCATAGGAGCTAGGCTGCTGACTGCTGTAGCTGCCACTGCTCTGCTGTCCTCCATAGCCAGACTGGTTCTGTCCTCCATAGCTGCCCTGCTGGCTGCTACCATAACCACTGCCGCTCTGCTGACCATAGCTGCTTCCCTGCTGTTGTTGCTGGTAGGAAGATGGCTGGGAACTGCTGCTGTAGCTATAAGACAGTAAAAAGGACATTCAGCAATCACAGATATCCCTGAGATCACAAAACCTCAATATCATTATGCAGTGGGAAAAGCTGTGCCTCACCTTCCTGAATTGCTGCTAGCAGAGGACTGCTGGGGGTAACTGGAATACGATGACTGAGATGACTGCTGTGGCTGcccaccactgcccccatatGGAGTCTGTGATGTCTGTGAGCTGCCATAGTTACCGGCCCCATATCCTTGTGGAGCCGACTGGGAGCTGTAACCAGCTGTATACAGAATAGCAGTATATCAGTGAAATGAGAATATTGAGATACATACAAAAAACTACTGACAAATTGTTCACAAAGAAAGACTTCTACAAGTAGCAGTACAAGGAACTCACAACTCTGCTCCTGGCCATAGGACGAGCTATATCCACCGCCCTGACCATAGGAAGAAGAGCCGGCAGACTGACCGTAGCTGCCATAACCCTGCTGGCTGTAGGACTGGCTGCCTTGCTGTGAGTAGCTCTGTGCCGGCTGTGATGGGTATGTCCCGTATCTATACAAGAGGAAAGAAACCACATAAATACAAAAGGAAAACAATCCAGAGCCTTCTGAGCAGAACAGAATTCCTGTGTTGTCGCTGTATATGAGCATTGGGAATTTCTTGAATGAGCCGtaaggcctcttaccccagccaagccagatcaccctgctctgtactgacgagtggcaaaaaccacgaaacagctgtctgcagatgggtagaaacttcccttctggggagtagtctggcttggcataaaatcccgaccagctttttatattccttaacaggagctaagctgataccagggaacattacctgaaaaggtgatgtaatgagctgctttgcatattcccctacccagaatgcccgcagagtgcttaatggccttctgaagctcctttacaccaggagtggtggcctcgccctgaggcaaacactcatcccctatatatatatatatttttttttttaaccctttatcagtactctgttttaaaaaaaaaaaaaaaaaaaaaattattgggacATCACTAGAATAAGCTTAACTTTTCTTTTACCAAACCCACCCTGATGCTTGTGACCCCATTGTGTCAGCAAAGCCTCTATTAAATAACACAGCAATGTGAAGAAAAACTAAAGGGTATTCCTATCCCATCATTaggatatgctattttggaccctCCATTCATTGAAGAATTTAGATACTGGGCTACATAAGCCAAGCGTTCTCGTTACCGTTTTAACCCTCCACAGAAGCAAAATGACCACCTGGCGTATAACTCTGACTTGACTAGATCCTTACTGTAGTTTCCTGGAAAGACTCAGAGCCTCTAACGATCCGTCAAGATCCCAAAcattggacccccatgatcataaAGGAATTGCATATGTCAGCAATTGCTGGTGGGCCACAAGTTTGTGAACACTTTACATTGTGTCCAATTAATAAGAACCCAGGATCAAAATACATGATAGGACCAGTCAGACAATGGTTACCATCTCTACACTCTGGGTAACACAGAGGCCCCCACCATGTCATCCATATACCCTTATAAAGCTCACTACATTGTAGACAACTTACCCTTGACTTGCTTGTTGGGTGTAATctgcaaagaaaaagaaaagggagTGTTAATAAACACTGAAAAGTACAACACTCAAGCATTGCCCTCCATTATAATGTGCATTGCCCTCCATTATAATGTGCATTGCCCTCCACCAAGTGCTATAGTTATAGATAAATGGCAGGTCTATGATTGCTGCAGCGTTGCGTAGCTCTACTTAGGCCCCAATTGCCAAAAGGAGTATTGCAGCATTGGCATACactgcgtctccagctgttgtaaaactataactctcagcatgcctggacagccaaaggctgtccaggcatgctgggagttgtagttttgcaataactggagagactgtttggaaaacactggtttctGGGAATGCCAGTGACACCCATGTACAGGGCTTGGTATCTCTGATGCTCCCATACACAACGATTAGTGCAGCAAGGAGATTTTGGGCCCCTTATCGAAGGGTTTATGTTTTTAAGAgctggactatccctttaaagTCAGCAGACGTGCAAGGAGCTTCAGT from the Hyla sarda isolate aHylSar1 chromosome 8, aHylSar1.hap1, whole genome shotgun sequence genome contains:
- the FUS gene encoding RNA-binding protein FUS isoform X1, which codes for MATNDYTQQASQGYGTYPSQPAQSYSQQGSQSYSQQGYGSYGQSAGSSSYGQGGGYSSSYGQEQSSGYSSQSAPQGYGAGNYGSSQTSQTPYGGSGGQPQQSSQSSYSSYPQQSSASSNSGSYSSSSQPSSYQQQQQGSSYGQQSGSGYGSSQQGSYGGQNQSGYGGQQSSGSYSSQQPSSYGGQQSGYNASQGYGQQQSQYSSGSGGYNQDSPSMGGGGGYGGSDQGGFGGPDSRGRGRGGFGGRGGFDRGGRGSRGGRGGMGGGERGGFSKFGGPREGGPPRHDIPEQDNSDNNTIFVQGLGENVTVESVADYFKQIGIIKTNKKTGQPMINLYTDRETGKLKGEATVSFDDPPSAKAAIDWFDGKEFSGNPIKVSFATRRADFNSRGGGAGGNGRGRGRGAGPMGRGGFGGPNGGGPGNNSRGGGGYPSGGGGQQRAGDWKCPNPTCENMNFSWRNECNQCKAPKPDGPGGPGGSHMGGGGGGGGFGEDRRGGGGGGGRGGFDRGGFRGRGGDRGGFRGGRGGDRGGFGPGKMDSRGDHRQDRRDRPY
- the FUS gene encoding RNA-binding protein FUS isoform X2; translated protein: MAATVSLPALLPMVRAVDIARPMARSRVLVTAPSRLHKDMGPVTMAAHRHHRLHMGAVVGSHSSHLSHRIPVTPSSPLLAAIQEATAAVPSHLPTSNNSREAAMVSRAAVVMVAASRAAMEDRTSLAMEDSRAVAATAVSSLAPMEDSSQGTMLLRAMASSNLSTAVDLVDTTRTLLPWVEVEAMAALIREALVDLTVEAEDVEALVGAEALIEVAEEAVADEAAWGPREGGPPRHDIPEQDNSDNNTIFVQGLGENVTVESVADYFKQIGIIKTNKKTGQPMINLYTDRETGKLKGEATVSFDDPPSAKAAIDWFDGKEFSGNPIKVSFATRRADFNSRGGGAGGNGRGRGRGAGPMGRGGFGGPNGGGPGNNSRGGGGYPSGGGGQQRAGDWKCPNPTCENMNFSWRNECNQCKAPKPDGPGGPGGSHMGGGGGGGGFGEDRRGGGGGGGRGGFDRGGFRGRGGDRGGFRGGRGGDRGGFGPGKMDSRGDHRQDRRDRPY